CGTCGGAGCTCCTGCGAATGTCCTATCGCGCGTTCCGGTACCATGCGGAGAAGCTCGGTCTGGTGCGAGACGACTGAGCGGAAAATCTGGCGATGGAGACCCCATGTACCTCGAACCTCGAGTGAGCACCCAGCGGTTCACGAAGTTCTGGCTGGCATCGTCGCTGCTCATCATCGCAGCCTGCAGTCAATCCGGAATCGACCCGAACCCGAAAATCGACACTCCGCCGACGCCGACAGCAGTTCCGTTGCCGATCACCATCCTCCCCGACGGATTTGAAGTCGAGATGGAGCTCGCGACGAGTCCGGAGGAGACTACCACCGGTCTCATGTTTCGCCCATCTCTTCCTGCCAACCGGGGAATGCTGCTCCTCTGGCAACAAGAGCGCAGGGCGACCATCTGGATGATGAACGTCCTGGTTCCTCTGGATATCATTTTTCTCGACAATGCAGGTGAGGTGGTGGCCCTGGTCGAGGATGCTCGGCCGTGCAGCGCCGAGCCGTGCCCCCGATTTTCCCCCGAAATTCAAGCCCGAGCGGTGCTCGAAATCGCCGCCGGAGGTGTCGCCGAGCATGGCATCGAGGTCGGTTCGAAGCTTCGGTTCGAACGAGTGCCGGGATATCCAGCCCCTGCGGTGGAGTGAGTCCCCCGAGTTTCAAAGCGCGAAAGACGACACAGGTGCCACCCGTCGCATTGTTTGATTTCATCCGTATCGAACGAACCTCGCCTTCGGGGCAATCAATGCGACGAGTGGCACCGCGCACGTCGAAGCGAGACGGACTGGCCAGGTTTGCCGAAAAGCGCTGGCCGGGTCAGCCTGTCTTTTTGGGCGGAGTTTCATTTTTGGGCGTGCTTTCCGACTTCGGCGGAGGACCGTCCTCCTCCTTCGCGAGGGCGGTGGACCGTTCGCCGTTCCCTTTTCCGTAATCGGTGACGTACCAGCCGCTGCCCTTGAACTGGAGAGCGGGCACTCCGAGCAAGCGACGCACTTTGCCGCCACATTCCGGACAGGTCACAGATGCGGCGTCGGCGACCTTTCGGATT
This portion of the Acidobacteriota bacterium genome encodes:
- a CDS encoding DUF192 domain-containing protein; protein product: MYLEPRVSTQRFTKFWLASSLLIIAACSQSGIDPNPKIDTPPTPTAVPLPITILPDGFEVEMELATSPEETTTGLMFRPSLPANRGMLLLWQQERRATIWMMNVLVPLDIIFLDNAGEVVALVEDARPCSAEPCPRFSPEIQARAVLEIAAGGVAEHGIEVGSKLRFERVPGYPAPAVE
- a CDS encoding zinc ribbon domain-containing protein; its protein translation is MPLYEYECFVCGHGFERIRKVADAASVTCPECGGKVRRLLGVPALQFKGSGWYVTDYGKGNGERSTALAKEEDGPPPKSESTPKNETPPKKTG